A genomic window from Antedon mediterranea chromosome 4, ecAntMedi1.1, whole genome shotgun sequence includes:
- the LOC140047329 gene encoding uncharacterized protein, with translation MKSIEKTENVYLSTIRSDVLKKKLRMDYPNLIFHSPTRRNESVLVYFSNVSPGFVADPFLSSGKSTTETDESSEYDIDIPTTSTTHKISTDGDNRDKLRTLYFAGTIVNNAIKSNKGMQSEWPPRAADINDVDISEIVPYELFNLIAKCVGAAEDTIQTSFSDVTEETRTKILSICQEILYLGKEEGRLQSHLL, from the exons ATGAAATCAAttgaaaaaacagaaaatgtttACTTGTCAACTATAAG ATCAGACGTGTTGAAGAAGAAGCTCAGGATGGATTATCCTAACCTAATTTTTCATTCACCCACAAGAAG AAATGAATCAGTTCTGGTGTACTTTAGCAATGTATCCCCTGGATTTGTGGCTGATCCATTTTTGTCATCAGGAAAAAGTACAACGGAGACAGATGAATCATCAGAGTATGACATAGATATTCCAACTACTTCTACAACACACAAAATCTCCACTGATGGTGACAATAGAGACAAACTAAGGACTCTATATTTTGCAG GTACGATAGTAAATAATGCCATCAAATCAAACAAAGGTATGCAGAGTGAATGGCCTCCAAGAGCAGCAGACATTAATGATGTTGACATATCTGAAATTGTGCCATATGAGTTGTTTAATCTAATCGCAAAGTGTGTTGGTGCTGCAGAAGATACTATACAAACCTCATTTTCAGATGTTACTGAAGAAACTCGAACGaaaattttatcgatatgcCAGGAAATCCTGTACCTTGGAAAGGAAGAAGGCAGACTCCAAAGTCACTTGCTCTAG